The region AAGTTGTTTCTAGCCGGTTGGAATGCGTATAAAACAGTGACATTGCAGttctttaaaaatataaaatgcaaaaaaaggtcagtagagaaaaaaaaattaaattggtgCAGCGACTCAGCGGCTTTATGCAATAAATCACTTATTGCAAACTGGTGCAGTTTATAGAGTAAGGTCATATCAACCACCCAGTATGTTGGATGATATGACCAATAccatttgttgagttcatatctaCAACCACAgtaaaatatgaatttcataaaaatttcacatcatttcactgcacgggaagatatgaactccACAAATTGACCTGGCTTCCAAtttgtggcttcacagctcagttggtcgagcatggCACCGGtgtcgcggaggtcacgggttcgaattccgctgaagccctgatatttttcaggcttcgtCCTTCCAATTGtctaaattggaaaatttactgcgataaTCTCTCTTCACTTTGAGCCACATTATATTAGATGATTCTGTTATGTTGAATCATGTTGACCATTCCGATGAAGAAGTAAGGATTTTCAAAAACGGATGGGGAGGGCAGGAGGGCCCATTGTGTGACCAACCAAATTGTTACGCCGGCACGCTCGTGCACTTTTTATATCAGAATTCCAGACCCCGTTTCTCTCTAGCTACGGCCTTGCTTTCGTGGACATGTCAAATAAGGAGAAAGGAGTGACATCGTCAATTAGATAGAAACCGCATACACGATGTAAAAAACTGGTAAAAGGTCTGGCAAAAAGCATCCTGTCAATCATATTAATActtttgaataattttctttgcacagTAACCATTAGCTGCTTATGTCAAGATTTTTCGTAGAGATATATAAATATTGCTCAAGGTCGCTTTTCCAATGCTACAAGGTTACCGAGTTCACTGATTTGTGATATTAAAAAGCAATTTTGAAGTTAACAGTCTTAAGCTAAGAAGCATGCACTCTTCCAAAGTAAGAGGGGTCAAGTTTTACTAAGTAATGAAGTCGTCACCCACTTGGAATACTATTGGACACTGATTGGCAATTCAAGTTGTTTCCTATTGGCTATCTTTCTGTGAAAATTTAGTCCGTGAAACATCTGCTGTTAAGTAAAGTTAAGAATCCTTACAATTGTGGGCTCTTATGAACCCATAAGGTTTTCCGTTAGTTAATGAGTTATTTGATCTATGCTTCTTCCATTCTGCATTCAATCAAAGGATATTTTACCTCAAGCGATGATTTGTCAAGCATCTCCATGTTGGACACAAAATGTGGCCAGAATTTACAAAATTGGTTGTCACAATTAACACTTTCCCAGCAATGATTTTCAGACATTTTCATTGATAGCAATCCGTTCATTTATAACATGTGCACAGAAGTTTCCTCCCACACATGCTTTAATGTATTCTTGCCAAAAatggtgtttctttttttaccgGTTCCCGGCAACTGTCTGCGATGTTGTCAAAACAAGATGAAGCTGAACACAACTTCCACCAAAAGTCTGTTAACGGTATTCAACTACTCGCCATAAGTgttaaaaagaggaaaaaaaggtTTCCCTGACATTTAACTTTAGTATATTAACAAGGACCATCATTTCGTTTGGTACATTTTCTACCCCTTCAAATCATTTGCACAAATTCCACTTAAACATCGACTAACCTATGATTAACCGCACTTCCTTTCCAAAATTTgctgcgatgatcattcttcactttctttaATCTATGATTTTCAACCCTTAGTCCGTGACTTGTGCCGCCAGATTATGGCATCTTATCCTTCCagttctttctttccttcctgTCGACATTTATTTGGAATAATTCAACCTTCACGATTGTTCGACCATTTAAGCTAACAAGAAATCGGAATTGCATTTTCAAGCTGCAAGCGAGAAGATTCTGTTCATTTTGTCGCTGTGATTCTGTTGCCCCTGGCTACATAGCAAAATCTGTCCGGCTTTGAAATTGTTCGACGAGTCCTTGCCTCTTTTTCCCTTCCCCGTCACTTCTTCCTCGTTTTTCTTATTCTATACCGACTGCAACTACAATTTATCTAGTTCGCATACGCACAAAATCTGAAGCAGAATCTCAAGGTTATGAGGGAAAGCGGAGATTTCAGTAGGAGtccttcattttcaagtttgcgCTGCCTTGGCTAAAAATAAGTTGCATTTGTTAAGATCGTTCATTGTTCAACTCCTTTCACCCAATGATGGATAATTCAAGATTAGAAAACACACGCTCTTGTCGTCAGCTTACTTTTAATGGCGACAAACCCGAACCAAATATCTTGACCCGCGCCCTAAAGGCGGAAGAGATTATGTCGGGAGAACACTGCATAACAAAGTTCCAAACCGATACTTAAGATGACCAAAACAACTAGGAAACGCACTTACTAAACAGTCAATAAATACAAGTACGCGTACTGAAGTTAAAGTTTCCTGCCACAAAAAGATACCTTTGTGGGCTATATTCTATGGAGGTTATTAAGATCAACGACAGTACTGAAATCGCGTTAATCGAACATGTTCTCTAAACACAAGTGAACCGATCTTGTCTATAACAATGGAAGgacttgaagaaaaaacagcttcCGAACGAAAATGGATATATAATAATGATTCTTAGGTGTTCAAAGAGACTAGATATTCCATTAATGGCTAAAAGCTTTCATATGGAAAATTATACTCTCAATTAGTTGGGAAATTACCTTAAAACACCTGGTCGAACTGCTTCTGACAAGAGGCAGGAAAGTAAGTCAAGACTTATAAAAGCTGCATTTACAGATATCGTTCAGTGTTCCCCTTCTTTTCCACCACGATGGTGAATTCAAGATTAGCCAACATTACCTCACTGAATGCGTCAAGTCCGTTAACATTCAAAGGCGAAACACAAGATGTCCACGCTACAATCTTCTGGATTATCCCAAGCATTATAATTAACGGCATAACTTGTCCTTTCACCTTTATACTGAACGTGTTGGTGATCGCTGCTGTAAAAAGAAGGCCAAGACTCCAGAGCAACGCCAACATCATGTTGGCCTGTTTGGCTGTGACTGATGCACTAACAGGTTTGACAGCACAGCCATTGTTCGTTTGGTCCAACATATGCCTGGTCCTCCGCAAAGAAAACTGTGTTATCTTTAACGTTCATGAAATTTGCTTTGGCCTTCTGTCCACTTGCTCTTGTCTTCATCTTATGCTGGTTGTTTTCGAGAGACTCGTTGCAATCAAATTTCCCTATCGTTATCCTTACCTTGTGACCAAGCGAAAAATCAAGTTGGCAGTTCCATTCTGTTGGATCTACTGTACTTGGTGGATTTTTGCAGCACAATATTTGattgacaaacaaaataaaaggctACGATTTTTAATTATTGCACATATCATGGTCCCGTGTGTTGTTTTTGTGCTATCGTCTTACGGTGTCTTGTATTTTGAGACACGTCGTCACcaaaagaagataaaagcTCAACAGCTGccacaaaatgagaaagaaaCTTTCATTGCAGAGAGGAAAGCACTGAAGACAACTGCTTTAGTGTTTGGTGCTCTTGTGCTTTGTTTATTTCCAGCAGTTTTCACTATTCTACTAAGTGCTGTTGGAATTCAAAGGAAGAAACGAAACTTTGCGTCCATGGTCGTGACTTTTGCGATGTTGAACTCGCTCATGAATCCATTGATTTATTGTTGGAGACAAAGAGAAATGCGAAGGTTTGTATTTAGAAGGTCGCCAAGGCAGGCAACCGACAATGACCTCCAGACTTGATCATTAGTAAATTTATAAACGGTACAAAATCGCAACCAGCTTTGTTGGTTCTTTCATGGGTCACGATTACTTGCCGCGAGTCTCGATCCTTAATTAATACCCACAGGCTGTTCTCATCTGGCCTTGTAGCTCAAGTCGTTAGAGTAACAATGATCTATCCCCCGAACATGGTGGGTTCATTGCCAACCCTGGTCAGACATTTTCTATATCTTGAAGTGGACTCATTTCCATAACTGGCGCTAATCCCCAGATAGGACTCTTAAAACAAGCCGTAATCAGAGATTAGGAAGTGTGATGGAGCTGACTTCTTACGTTCAGAGAAATCTACGAACCAAGGTCGAATTGCAACGTCTGTATCCTACAAAAAACAGCAGCACGACGCgctttccgtttttttttttttttttttttataaagaGCATCAATCATATTTGTAGGtctcaaagaaataaacacaATTTTACTTAACTGGTGGAGAAAAAGTCAAAAGGCACGATCCAATCCTAAGTCGCAGCGACGACGGCGGCAACAAAAACGTTGTATAtaagacaatgaaaaacaactgtTTTGGACGCTTTGCACGTTctgttcattatttttgtgcATTTCGCAGCCTTTTTCACtctttttgcagttgtgtggacgacatGAATACTTGGCGATAAATTTCGTGTTAACTCCGCTTGCGTCTCCAAACCGCTCTTACCAAATTAATTTCAGGATAGTTAGTAAACATTTTGCAACCCAAACGACTtggaataataaaaaaatgattacaCAAATgtgaagtaaattttcaaatgacgttctcgctgaaAACTTAAGGAGTTTAAACTTGCTGTTAGTAGAATACAGTAGATTACTAGCAGACGCTACTTTCTCTTTTAAACCACTCAGTGGCATCACCAATATTGATATTTCGTCCTATGTTGACTTTTATATCGATGCTGACCGCCATTCTTTTAGACATTATGATATTCTTTCCGCTTAAAGAAGATGTGCACAAGAACTAATCTTTTAAAACACAGTTATTTCCATCGAGTTGTCGACTCCTGGAACACCTTGCCAATCAATGGATATGCGTAATGTAGCTATTAAATGCCATGTTATTTAAAACAGGAGTGAAGAGGTTTTTAAGGGAGCATTACATTTAATAACACTGTTttttccccaatttttaacaactttACATTTTGGTGATCCGTAAATAGATAGGGTCCTGGTCTCTTTTACGGATTATCCACATAGCTTACACCCTATTTTCACTTTGAgctctttcatttttatcttcattCATAGTATTCGTCATTTTATCTTGTACTTAGTTACAGCCATtaaattgtaataaataaataaatgaattaataaataaaagttTTGCAAGTAAACGTGAACTAATCGGGCACATGTTGTGAACCTACCATAGGTTTTTCATTATGTGACCACATGGGCTCGAGGCTCCTGTAACAAACTGAGGCGAGTTGTCAGCCACACAAATGGAGAAAAGCAAGTTCGTACAATTCAAATAGAAGGAGATTGTAATTTGATATGGAGCTGATGAAGTGAAAACTAACGCGgactttcttttgttggatgaaatgatttaaaaacaatcagtaaaatgaaaaatagtaaaaactgaaaaacatataaaataagataaagaaataacaaatgtTACATTTCGTTCATTTCTATTTTAACCTAAAGGATGAACTGTGTGACATGAGATGATGAGTTATGTTTCTCTACCCGGTTTCGCGCACGCTGTTGAGATGCGACTGAATAAGTTCTAATTGAATGAGTAAAGTATACCAGTCGTTCTCTCCTTCAAAACGACTTTGACACGACATCGCAAATGTCCATCCGCATTTATCAAGTCACCACTTTCTGGTCTCTGGTGTAGGATACAATAAGCATGCGCTCATCCACGTGTGAATCGGGTGGCGATCAAGCCTGAGCACGCATTTCTTACTTCAGCGTGAACAACAAATATCAGTTTATGGGCATGTAAACAACATAACTGTTCACCCACTAACTACAAGTCTGCACAACATGGCCAAAGTTTGACAGAATGAAGCTTGTTGATAGCACTATCCGAAGCTTTCGAGTGGCGAAAGTCTTTCGAGAGAATAGTGGTCGAGTCAATCACATAAACTTTTCGCCAAACGGAGAAACACTTTATATCCAGTAGCGATGATGATTCCATTGTCATTTATGACTGCCTCGAGGGAAAGTAAGCTCACAACGTTTAATACAACTATCACAGAGGCATACCCGTGTCTGGTGTCAAAGGAAATGCTGATTTGGGTTATAAATCTGTGGAGATTCTCCTATTCTTACTTATTCTTTGtgttcatttgaaaacctttTCAAGAAACAAGTTTCGTTGACATTTGCTCATCACGATCGCCAAACTCCGAATTTTAGCTTAATCTTTGCCATTAATTTCGATAACTTTCGAAAGAATTTACTTGTGAAAGCAATTTTGATGTTAACAGTGTTGAGCTAAGAAGCCCTCTTGAAAAGTACGAGCGGTTAAGTTTTCCTAAGTAATGAAGTCGTCGCCCACCGCTTGGAATAGCTATTGAACACTGATTGGCAGTTCAAATTGTCGTTCCAGTTGGTTTCCTTTCTCTGACAGTTATGTCCGTGAAACATCTGCcgttaaataaatttaagaattCTTACAATAATGGGCTTTTGTGAGTCCATGACATTTTCCGTTAGTTAATGAGTTATTTGATCAATGCTTCTTCGATTCTGCATTCAGTTAAAAGCTATTTTACCCCAAGCGATGATTTGTCAAACATCTCCATGTTGgccaaaatttacaaaattataTGGTTGTGACAGTTTACACTTTCCCAGCACTCATTTTTCAGAACTTCTCGTTGATAGCAAACTGTTCATTTATAACATGTGCACAGAAGTTTCCTTCCACATATGCTTTAATGTATTCTTGCCAGaaatggtgtttttttttttttttacct is a window of Acropora palmata chromosome 4, jaAcrPala1.3, whole genome shotgun sequence DNA encoding:
- the LOC141879595 gene encoding trace amine-associated receptor 2-like, with amino-acid sequence MVNSRLANITSLNASSPLTFKGETQDVHATIFWIIPSIIINGITCPFTFILNVLVIAAVKRRPRLQSNANIMLACLAVTDALTGLTAQPLFVWSNICLVLRKENCVIFNVHEICFGLLSTCSCLHLMLVVFERLVAIKFPYRYPYLVTKRKIKLAVPFCWIYCTWWIFAAQYLIDKQNKRLRFLIIAHIMVPCVVFVLSSYGVLYFETRRHQKKIKAQQLPQNEKETFIAERKALKTTALVFGALVLCLFPAVFTILLSAVGIQRKKRNFASMVVTFAMLNSLMNPLIYCWRQREMRRFVFRRSPRQATDNDLQT